In Scomber japonicus isolate fScoJap1 chromosome 11, fScoJap1.pri, whole genome shotgun sequence, the genomic stretch GAATACTTTCATGTgaataactgattttttttgccAGATACAAACTTGAAATCAaattctctctgtgtttcctcacaCAGCATTTCTGTATTGAGCTGTGATGGAAGTATAGTTACAAAAGAGGGATGGTGGCACttaaaagactgtaacattACTTGATTTGAACAATTTGAGTGGTTGAGAAGGAGCcatgtggattttgtcctccatcactctAAGAGttttatgaagggatcttctaatggccaaTATGAACAGAAGGAACGATGACAGCAAGAAAatcctgtttcagtgttcaattaggcacctgactattgttttaaaaattgtgaagtCGTCCTTTGAGACTTTCACACCAGTGTTAATAACAGTATCAGTTagttttctccttttctgcACACAATCTTTCCTGTTGGACTTCTTCCAGTTTCAGCTTGCTTTCTTCAACAGCATGCTGCAGCTGATTGACTCGCTCCTGTaagttaaaggtagaatatgtagaatgagcagaacaacgccatctaatgtctcgagatcgtagtcgcaacaaccaaaaagtaattccagcagtcgggttgccaggtccggtgccggattttattttagctctaactctgtaaatatagcCTACCACTttagaaagtagccctttagatccacaatgtgacgctaatttgtccaaataacatctgcttaaagttttgttcctgcgaattcggagccactcaagttagccgtagcgagtaacgcacttccggtcatttttacaaaataaaacacccgttgccttttattattaagaaaaccataacgatagagttggtgcttttattttgaaaacaggaagcaaacataccctcgctgtaactgacttgaaacagagacattatgcttgaaaccaccgaggtacattacattgtaacgccagtgggagtagcagcaatgtctctgcatgtactgcctaatcctaaacaccgattggctggtgtgtggtgtcgtcagaagcaggagaggctcacggtcgtaaacatctagtcacggaccgtatatggtttgtttgtgttattacattacgtgttggactaaatacatggacatatttaggaaaatattccggttttatgaaaacggatttcatatttcacaagaatggatacttggcgagctgtacagaaagtcctgagtcataagatgatcgttgtggataaagggaagactttgaaggtatgtagagattatagcttttctcacttagctgagtggctagccgagctaatcggtaatactattacggctgtgagcaaccatataagtcgtgagtggtcttgaatgaatcagaacaatctaagctttccaacaatgtacggcatgagtatatatgtttaagggttggtgtttaaaacattcagaagaccctgtggctacctcctaacatccgtccagtcccgtgaacggaacagcgtgcgttaagaggttaatgatcaaatatcaaaatccgaatagcgtcagaataaagtcaacccactctccacatttccattgctaccgttttgatacttcatggtacacaaacaaatagcatctcatatgaaagctaagaccctggcgatttcaacagtaccactattattgcgctaaaaactcagtgaaccagcagcatacaaaggtaaacaaccacttatttacagtgactaacagatattctgtcttaccttcgaagttttgtgatgaaaagttgtacttgagagcaaaaaacgctggttttagtgagtccaacacggccgtgtttgtttacaactccatttcacccagtgcctgcctacagtagctgcaccggaacaacagacaaccctggcaacccgcaattccggccgttaattggctggtacaatgtacacagaacgtgtcagaacgtcattgttgaacccgtcaaaaaaatttaaaaatattaactcagactaaatatttttttttatggaaaagcaatactttcattctgtacccctcaaaacgccccgtggctgtattatttaaaaaaaatatatagcttttaataaatattctacatattcaacctttaattaaCCAGAGCGAACACATCGTTACTAAACTTAACGCTATTTAACAGAGCTAACAAGCAAACCCAGCTTTAATATAAAAGAGTCGCAAGAGTGTTATACTAATATTAATTGGCATGTTAATTTGCAACTTGATTAAATTGACGTCATTTGAGCCACCATCAACAAAGAAGCTGAAGTGGTCCAACTTTAATTGGGTAACAGTCAACTACAGGTTAACGTAAACTTACCTTGGTGTTATGGTATTGTATAAATCCAGAAAATGCGCTCGTTGtagtgtgttttaatttaattttacaaaTGTATCGTATCGCtcagtcttcttcttcctctttgtcttcatACGGCGGTAGCAGACTATATCCGTGTATAACCGCCACCATTTGGTCTGCAAAGATCACTGCAATGTCTTACAGATTAATATTTCATGAatacaaaatcaaaacaaaacaatcaatcaaaacGTCAAATCATTTTATCTAATCCTGCTGCTCTCAAAACCTCAAAAACATATCTGATGCTAGACACTCCTCCTGCCCTctctattttttcattttcttccccttgttttaatactttttgCATTTCACCTCCCACTTTCATATTTTCCCACaatgaataatgttttgttttatctaGTATGCCCTATTCTTAACCTTGTAAAGattgtctcctccctcctgttccTACCCCcttgtgtcattttttccaaCTATGGATTAATAGAAAATAACTCTCTTTATTTCCATTACTCcactgttcttttcttttttattattgatttgacTTCTGTCTTACCCAGATTTCTTTTAACTACGATGACTACTGATGTTTGGGcttgttttgtatatttatctGCGAGTTTGTTTCCACATGTTCAGGTACCCAAACAAATCTAACATGTATTCCTACTTTCTTAATTctataaatcattattaatagTTCACAGATACGACTGTGTCTCCCACTTGAAATACCggtttgtctttttaaagttGAAAGAGAATCTGTACATATTATTACCCTAACTGGCTTGACTCCTTCTACCCATTGTAATGCCATGATTTTTGCTATTAGTCCTGCAGGGAAAAAAATCTTGCTGCCTTTTTCACAACAAATGCTGCAACTGATTTACCTGTTTctgactgttaaaaaaaacatatgtaaatatttgtaaataCCCATAATATTTGTAAATTCATGCCATTAAACAACTCTCACCCTTTTGGTTCTTATTGTATTTTGTAATGTTGTGTCTATTTAGGTTTGGTATTAGTAGATTTGCTTTTATCAGTTCAGTTGCTATTAGCCATGGAGGATGCAGTGGAAGAACCACAGATGGGAAAAGCTTTTTACTAGTAATCCCCTACTTTCCTGCTATCTTATCTACACTGCAATAGATTATGGCTGCAGAGCATATTCTTAGTGCTGTACTTTGATGTCAACATTTAAATCCCCAACTTCAAGACCATGATTCTACTTTACCATTGGCATTTTGCAAACTTTTAACAACATGTGATTCCATTATGCCTCATCATCAGCAAATAAAAACCTTCCTATTGCTGTATCAACTGACTCATATATGTCATAGgtggtaataaaaataaaattggaCTAATCACACTCCCTGGATGAACCATTCTCTAGTTGTTACTATTAATTCTTATTTTTCTATGACTAAGACAGTCTTTGATCCACCTACATTTCCACTTCAGTTCCTTAAGTTTAATTCATACACCTTCTTTCCACAACAAATCATAAGTTTTCTCCACATCAAAGATGACAGTAGCCATTGTTTCTTTGTCAGCTTGTGCTTTTCTAATGTCTGACTGTAAAGGAATAATTTGATCCATTATAGGCCTTTCTTTCCTGAAACCACTttgatatatagataataaGGTCTGCTATTCAATAATAGCTTAACCAACTACCATTTTTTCCATAATCTTACCTAAATGAGATGTTAAAGCTTGGTCTATAATTTGTTGCTGTAACTGAGTCTTTCAATGGTTGCCTATAATTGGATTGATGACTGCTAATTTCCATCTATGTGGTATCTTACCTTCCTATCAAATTGTAGTTCTAATAGTGCATTGTCATTAAGATGTTTCAACATTGcataacttatttattttttcccagaGATGTAACATTTGTCTTAGCCTATTTATTGCTCTCTTTAGTTCACTGAGTAAACAAAGCAAATTCAAACTGTCTTCCTGCTCTACATTAGGCCTACTCCCTGTTTTGATGctgtctctttgtttttttccttctcccttttaTCATCCTCTGTAAGATACTCATTAGTATGAATTTTTGCTGGCACTTAAACCATCATATTAGCCTTTTCTTCATCACTAACAGCCAACATCCCTTCATAGTTGAGTAATGGATAACTCCAATTGCTTTTTGctcctctcatctttttaattGCCCCCACGTATACCTCATTAATAGGCATACTTCTCCCTATGGTTTCACAATATTCTTTCAATAATTCCTTTTAACTTATCTAATTATTTTCCTTACCTTTGACTGTTCTCTTTTATATTCTATAAATGTATTCAAGTTCATAGATTTTTCAAACTCTTTTAATGCtttattatgactttttattgcttgtttGCACTCTGCTGTCCACTAAGGCACTAACTTTTTTTCCATCCTGATCTCTCTACAGTAGTTTGCTTTGCAGACTTTCTCTGTAGGCTAGTTGTCAAGTTCTCATTTTGCCTAGTTTGACCACATCTGTCTCTCCTTACAATAAGCTGCAGTGTGACCATATTTCTGACGTTTATAACATCTCAGAGGCGGGGGGAAATGTATAATCTcacattatatttcatataaacAATTGATATTTACTTGGGAAGAGTCCACCCTTTCACCCTGTCTCCAAGTTTTTGATATCTTCCCTCCTCTGAAACTATACTTTAACTTTTGCAAAACCTCaataattttatttcatatataaTTCCCCTTTTTTAAGACCTTtacctctctgctcctcactttTGTTATCAGACGACTTCGATCACTACGCACTTTCTCGATCTCTCCATAGCGAGATATAGCTACATGTCCTTCCTTAAATCTAATTAAAACTTTCAAATCGTCTTCATCCATTTTTCTGTGCACAACCCTCTCTTTTTCATTCCTGTCATCCGCTATCTTGACTGAGCTCTTCTCGCTTTAGCTTTCCCTTTACGACGCGATATAATCTCAGtccaatctttatttgtatctttaacacttccttctgtccagACCCGCCCAGACATTCACGCTCCTTCTGAACGCATAGGTTTTTCGATATCGTAATAATTCACAAAACCGAAGGCTATGTTGGCATTTTAAGACTCTGTACTACTCCTTTACACACTTTCTACTTGTCTCACTCAGTTAAGCCTGTATATCATTTATAACAGGCTCTTCTTGTGTTTTCTGCAGAGCCCGgatagctcagtcggtagagcatcaGACTTTTAATCTGAGGGTCCAGGGTTCAAGTCCCTGTTCGGGCGgtaatttttttcttcactttcacaacatgaaaacagtaTGAACGCATATAGTGCAAGATTGGTGCTTATCTAAAATAAGCAACACAACGTAACATATCAACTTTTAGTAAGCTGAGCTTCAGTAGAATCAAAACAGCACTCCTGGTAAATGTATAAGACGTCTAAAGCCCTTAAAATTGCCCTCAACCTGTGCCAAACATTAAACCATTTCATTTACAGCTGGTCATTGGACTGGAACTATTATTACACACAGTGAGACCTCACATTATCTTACTGTAGGAGTTGTTGTTTATGAAACAATCTAACTAATTTGGGGATTAAACTCACTCATAAACAAATAACAGCAACACTGTAATTTACCTGAGATAATCATGGGTATTATCTCAGGACAGTGACTGGGAACACATATAAAGCTAGTTGTTAGTGCAGGTAAAATGGCAACACTGAGGACACATCTGACTGGCAAAGATGGAGCGGATTATCCTCGTATGCGTGATATTCACCTGTCTCTCAGTCGTGCATGCTCAGGTAAATATACATGGGACCGTAGAGAGTCTGAGATTTTAAATTCAACAGAATAACAAACAACtgtcctttttgtgttttttgcagaAATTTCTGTTCAGCTCAAGATGGGGACCCAGGGGTTATAAAGGTAAATTTGGACTTGCTTGAAATTTTAATTTGTATCTCTACTGGGAAACTGACACACCTGATTTACACCTCTCTTCTTTTTAAGAGCATGAAGAGCGTGGAGATGGGACGGCAATGGATGAAATTATTAAAGCTAATGCGTTCCAAGGTaagtttcacacatttttttgcttgatttaattattttgcagCTTGCACAACATACTGTAACAAATTAGGTCCTTTTGCTCTGCCTAGAACAATTTAATTTCCCCTGATTTCTGTCTTAGGGTCACAAATCATAGATGGCTCTGCCAGTCTCAGAGAGGGAGACATTGCTGTGTCTAGTGGAAAGCGCTCCAAAGTCTGCTTTGCACGCACCTGCACCTGGCCTAAGTCTGTGGATGGACATGTCTACATTGCATACAGAATGTCACCtgaatactgtatgttaatatGGAAATAGTTGTGATACATTATAGTCTGATACTTTGTGAGATTCATCATTGTGTTATTGAATTATTTACTAATTCTATGTACCCTGTCCATTCTGTTTAAACAAATGAACAGCTGAGATCGAGACAAAGATGATAAAGAAAGGAATGGAGAACATAGAGAAAGATACGTGTGTGCGGTTTGTTCCCCAGACACACCAGCGAGACTTCATCGACATCCAGCAGAAGTCTGGGTGAGAACTGTTGCTTGGAGAGTTTAACTCCATCATGTAATAGACCTGTTTTTAAATATGACTTGTTAGAAAAGTTGGAGGGATGTGGAAtattttgattttcatttcagtttgagCAGCAGCACATTTTTAGAAAAATGAGAACAATTGAAATGGATACATTGTTTAAACTCCAAGAAGTGTTTTTTCAGTCAGTAATTATTTAATCTTTGCTTTCCTCCTAATCTGGAAATGATTCTAATtatgctgtgtctgtgtgtgcatgttaatCCAGGTGTTGGTCCTACCTTGGTGTGCGTGGTGGAAGACAGACTGTGTCTCTCCAGAGCCCCAGCTGCTTCGGCGGTGTTGGCGTGATTTCCCATGAGTTCATGCATGCCCTGGGCTTTGTGCATGAGCAGTCACGCGTCGACCGGGACAAATATGTCACCATCATGTGGCCAAACATTTGGAGGGGTAATTTCAAAGGGGCGGGATAGAGGCTGGCATTGGAGAGTGAGATCTCCAGAAATTttagataaaaaaatatttacaatgaACTGCATTTGTATAGCAGGTTTGAAACAAAGATGAGAAATGGTCATGTTTTCCAATTTCCAACAGATCGTGTGAGGAACTTTGAGAAATTCAAGACTGACAATATGAACCTTCCATATGACTATGGCTCAATCATGCACTTTGGAATGTAAGTAATAATTTGGTGCTGATCACTAGATATCTTGTAATGTGTTGAatgtataatattataatatataatatgaatatgttTAGGTATGCCTACTCTCAGGATGGGAAGCCTACTATCATGCCTAAGAACAGAAAGGACATAAAGCTGGGCCAAGCAATGTCTCTCAGCCACATCGATAAGTTGAAAATCAACAGGCTTTATAAATGTGGTTGGTACCAAACATTCTGAAATCACAGACAGTTATTATTTAAGTAACTGTTGTTTGATTGGTGAGACTGCAAAACATACTGTTGAATGAGCAAATAATATGATGttattctgtctctcttctAAGGTGGCAAGGATGATTACTGACCAGTCTGAACTGAGGTGAAACAGGAGTGCACTCAAAGCCAATGCAGTCAAATTAAATCATGTAAACAGTTACAATAAAGATTGATTCAAGCTTTCTACCAGTATCTCCTCTGTGTGCATTCAGTCTTTAGTGTTTAAATGAGCCATTTCTCATGAGACAGAGTAGGCAAGAGCACTTTGGTTGTAGCAAAGAGAATAAAGCAGTTCAAAATTACATTGCTTTGTATAAAAAGTTGTCAATTGTCT encodes the following:
- the LOC128367636 gene encoding hatching enzyme 1.2, coding for MERIILVCVIFTCLSVVHAQKFLFSSRWGPRGYKEHEERGDGTAMDEIIKANAFQGSQIIDGSASLREGDIAVSSGKRSKVCFARTCTWPKSVDGHVYIAYRMSPEYSEIETKMIKKGMENIEKDTCVRFVPQTHQRDFIDIQQKSGCWSYLGVRGGRQTVSLQSPSCFGGVGVISHEFMHALGFVHEQSRVDRDKYVTIMWPNIWRDRVRNFEKFKTDNMNLPYDYGSIMHFGMYAYSQDGKPTIMPKNRKDIKLGQAMSLSHIDKLKINRLYKCGGKDDY